A portion of the Pseudarthrobacter defluvii genome contains these proteins:
- a CDS encoding TerC family protein, whose protein sequence is MQVTPLIWIITIAVTILFFVYEFFAHVRKPHEPSIGESARWSAFYIGLALVFGVGIGTVSGWTFGGEYFAGYLTEKALSVDNLFVFLIVMTGFAVPKKYQQKVLMVGIIIALILRGGFIAIGATLIENFSWVFYIFGALLLFLAYKQAFGGHDANPADGKFMKLVRRVLPVTPEYHRDRLTVNLDGKRYVTPMLLTIIAIGFVDLVFAVDSIPAIYGLTSEAYIVFTANAFALMGLRQLFFLIGGLLERLVYLAQGLAVILAFIGVKLLFHALHVNELPFINGGQPLLWVPEIPIWLSLLFIFATILVATVASLAKTRGGLGGGGAAHGEVTQEDTDSTAGTPR, encoded by the coding sequence ATGCAGGTCACACCGCTCATCTGGATCATCACCATTGCCGTGACAATCCTGTTCTTCGTTTACGAGTTCTTCGCCCACGTCCGCAAACCCCACGAACCGTCCATCGGTGAGTCCGCCCGCTGGTCGGCGTTCTACATCGGGCTCGCGCTGGTGTTCGGCGTCGGGATCGGCACGGTCTCGGGCTGGACGTTCGGTGGCGAGTACTTCGCCGGCTACCTCACCGAGAAGGCACTCTCGGTGGACAACCTGTTCGTCTTCCTCATCGTGATGACAGGGTTCGCCGTGCCCAAGAAGTACCAGCAGAAGGTGCTGATGGTGGGCATCATCATCGCCCTCATCCTGCGCGGCGGGTTCATCGCCATCGGTGCCACGCTGATCGAGAACTTTTCCTGGGTGTTCTACATCTTCGGCGCCCTGCTGCTCTTCCTCGCATACAAGCAGGCGTTCGGCGGCCACGACGCCAACCCGGCCGACGGCAAGTTCATGAAACTGGTCCGGCGCGTCCTGCCGGTCACCCCGGAGTACCACCGGGACCGGCTCACCGTGAACCTGGACGGCAAGCGCTACGTGACGCCCATGCTGCTCACCATCATCGCCATCGGCTTCGTGGACCTGGTCTTCGCCGTCGACTCGATCCCCGCGATCTACGGCCTCACCAGCGAGGCATACATCGTCTTCACCGCCAACGCCTTCGCCCTGATGGGTCTGCGGCAGCTGTTCTTCCTCATCGGCGGACTGCTGGAACGGCTGGTCTACCTGGCCCAGGGACTGGCCGTGATCCTCGCGTTCATCGGCGTGAAGCTGCTCTTCCACGCCCTGCACGTCAACGAGCTGCCCTTCATCAACGGCGGCCAGCCGCTCCTCTGGGTGCCGGAGATCCCCATCTGGCTCTCGCTGCTCTTCATCTTCGCCACCATCCTGGTTGCCACGGTGGCCAGCCTGGCCAAAACACGGGGCGGCCTCGGCGGCGGCGGGGCCGCGCACGGTGAGGTGACACAGGAGGACACGGACTCCACGGCGGGCACGCCGCGTTAG
- a CDS encoding AMP-dependent synthetase/ligase, with the protein MREFTSPPLADLSGHRNATDLLMQRFRTSPDHIAFEVRAEGASVTDPWRQVTTGQFVDEVRALAKGLIAAGLEPGDPVAIMSPTRYEWAVADMAAWFAAAVVVPIYETSAQPQVTAVLEDAAVRLAIAGTAAHASLLEQGFAGAGMAHLGVWTMDPRPGADLAALVQRGADVPDGDVEERRLLHDLDSVATIVYTSGTTAAPKGALITHRNFVGQILNVGAAYTSVVREGGNTIIFLPMAHVLARGLQLICLANGMRIAHLSDPRDVVPALGALRPTFLVVVPRVLQKIQASAAAAAARKNLGRVWALAQRTAVEWGRFAEAHDADASLRPPLGLRARRALFDRLFYARLRALVGGRLDCLLSGAGALDAELSLFFRGLGLPVIEGYGLTETTAPLTGNLPGAIRSGSVGVPMPGTTVRISEQGEVLARGVGVFAGYRRASDNANAFVDGFFRTGDLGSLDPDGQLTLKGRIKDVIVTAGGKTVAPAIWEGLVEGDSLVAHAVMVGEGKPYLGGLVLLDLESVAAWAQREGIADLAGLRIPEDGSAVQVEDERLLGMVGKVVTAANARLARSEQVRKFVLLLADLSESHGMVTPTMKLKRAVFTDRARHFVENLYTDARSRA; encoded by the coding sequence TTGAGAGAGTTCACCTCCCCGCCGCTGGCCGACCTTTCCGGACACCGGAACGCCACGGACTTGCTGATGCAGCGCTTCCGCACCTCCCCGGACCACATCGCCTTCGAAGTCCGGGCCGAGGGCGCGTCCGTCACCGACCCCTGGCGGCAGGTGACCACGGGGCAGTTCGTGGACGAGGTCCGGGCCCTGGCCAAGGGCCTGATCGCCGCCGGCCTGGAGCCCGGCGACCCGGTGGCCATCATGTCCCCCACCCGGTACGAATGGGCGGTGGCGGACATGGCAGCCTGGTTCGCCGCCGCCGTCGTGGTTCCCATCTACGAAACCTCCGCCCAGCCGCAGGTGACCGCCGTCCTGGAAGATGCCGCCGTCCGGCTGGCCATCGCCGGCACCGCCGCGCATGCCTCCCTGCTGGAACAGGGATTCGCCGGTGCGGGCATGGCGCACCTGGGCGTCTGGACCATGGATCCCCGACCGGGCGCCGACCTGGCAGCCCTGGTCCAGCGCGGCGCGGACGTGCCGGACGGCGACGTGGAGGAACGCCGCCTGCTGCACGACCTCGATTCGGTGGCCACCATCGTCTACACCTCCGGCACCACTGCGGCCCCAAAGGGTGCCCTGATCACGCACCGCAACTTCGTGGGCCAGATCCTCAACGTGGGCGCCGCCTACACCAGCGTGGTCCGCGAGGGCGGCAACACCATCATCTTCCTGCCCATGGCGCACGTCCTGGCCCGCGGCCTGCAGCTGATCTGCCTGGCCAACGGCATGCGCATCGCCCACCTGTCCGACCCCCGTGACGTGGTCCCCGCCCTCGGCGCACTTCGACCCACATTCCTGGTGGTGGTGCCCCGCGTCCTGCAGAAGATCCAGGCCTCCGCTGCCGCCGCGGCCGCCCGGAAGAACCTCGGGCGGGTGTGGGCGTTGGCGCAGCGCACGGCCGTGGAGTGGGGCAGGTTCGCGGAAGCGCACGACGCCGACGCCTCCCTGCGTCCCCCACTTGGGTTGCGTGCGCGGCGGGCCCTGTTCGACCGGCTTTTCTACGCCCGCCTCCGCGCGCTGGTGGGTGGCCGGCTGGACTGCCTGCTCTCAGGCGCCGGGGCGTTGGACGCCGAACTCTCCCTGTTCTTCCGCGGCCTGGGCCTGCCGGTCATCGAAGGCTACGGACTCACCGAAACCACCGCCCCGCTCACCGGCAACCTGCCCGGCGCCATCCGCTCCGGGTCGGTCGGTGTACCGATGCCCGGCACCACCGTGCGGATCTCGGAGCAGGGCGAGGTGCTGGCCCGCGGGGTGGGCGTCTTCGCCGGCTACCGCCGTGCATCCGACAATGCCAATGCTTTCGTGGACGGGTTCTTCCGCACCGGCGACCTGGGGTCGCTGGACCCGGACGGCCAGCTCACGCTCAAGGGCCGGATCAAGGACGTGATCGTCACCGCCGGCGGCAAGACCGTGGCCCCCGCCATCTGGGAAGGCCTGGTGGAGGGCGATTCGCTGGTGGCACACGCCGTCATGGTGGGCGAGGGCAAGCCCTACCTGGGCGGGCTGGTGCTGCTGGACCTCGAGTCCGTGGCAGCCTGGGCCCAGCGCGAAGGCATCGCCGACCTCGCCGGGCTGCGGATCCCCGAGGACGGCAGTGCGGTCCAGGTTGAGGATGAGCGGCTGCTGGGGATGGTGGGCAAAGTGGTCACTGCCGCGAACGCCCGGCTGGCCCGGTCGGAACAGGTGCGCAAATTCGTGCTGCTGCTGGCCGACCTCAGCGAGTCCCACGGCATGGTCACCCCCACCATGAAGCTCAAACGAGCCGTCTTCACCGATCGCGCCCGCCACTTCGTGGAAAACCTCTACACCGACGCAAGGAGCAGAGCATGA
- a CDS encoding MFS transporter small subunit: MSSTAHTPDAQPVKRSTGRLVLGWVLVGIPLAYGVFQTLTQVAALFG; encoded by the coding sequence ATGAGCAGCACTGCACACACCCCCGACGCCCAACCCGTCAAGCGGTCCACCGGCAGGCTGGTCCTGGGCTGGGTCCTGGTGGGGATCCCGCTGGCCTACGGCGTTTTCCAGACGCTGACGCAGGTGGCTGCGCTGTTCGGATAG
- a CDS encoding OFA family MFS transporter, translating to MGFLDRDHSIAPPGFNRWLVPPAALAVHLCIGQAYATSVYKTALVKHFGASLTEVGVIFSIAIVMLGLSAAVMGTWVDRNGPRMAMFTSAMFWVGGFLIGSLGIFTRQLWLVYLGYGVVGGIGLGIGYISPVSTLIKWFPDRPGLATGMAIMGFGGGALIASPVSQALLKAYDPNSGAQGWVASGDAVGKLFLTLAAVYLVYMLFGAFTIRVPAEGWRPAGFDPAKVKAAKLVTTENVSAKNAIKTPQFWLVWVALFCNVTAGIGILEQAAPMIQDFFRQSDGKSLVTAAVAAGFVGLLSIGNMTGRFAWSATSDVTGRKRIYMMYLGVGAVLYIILALAGSTTTILYVALAFVIISFYGGGFATAPAYLRDLFGTFQVGAIHGRLLTAWSAAGVAGPLIVNSILDAQGKPGQLNAASYQPALLTMVALLVIGFIANLLVKPVDARFHESRPERHTSSLEA from the coding sequence ATGGGCTTCCTGGACCGTGACCACTCCATCGCCCCGCCGGGCTTCAACCGCTGGCTGGTGCCGCCCGCCGCGCTCGCCGTCCACCTGTGCATCGGGCAGGCGTACGCCACCAGCGTGTACAAGACCGCGCTGGTCAAGCACTTCGGTGCCAGCCTGACCGAGGTCGGCGTGATCTTCTCGATCGCCATCGTGATGCTGGGGCTCTCCGCCGCTGTCATGGGTACCTGGGTGGACCGGAATGGGCCGCGCATGGCCATGTTCACCTCCGCGATGTTCTGGGTAGGCGGCTTCCTGATCGGCTCGCTGGGCATCTTCACCCGCCAGCTCTGGCTGGTGTACCTGGGCTACGGCGTGGTGGGCGGCATCGGCCTGGGCATCGGCTACATCTCGCCGGTGTCCACGCTGATCAAATGGTTCCCGGACCGTCCCGGCCTGGCCACCGGCATGGCGATCATGGGCTTCGGCGGCGGCGCGCTGATCGCCAGCCCGGTATCCCAGGCCCTGCTCAAGGCGTACGATCCCAACTCCGGCGCGCAGGGCTGGGTGGCCAGCGGCGATGCCGTAGGCAAGCTCTTCCTGACCCTCGCCGCCGTCTACCTCGTGTACATGCTCTTCGGCGCGTTCACCATCCGGGTGCCCGCGGAGGGATGGCGGCCCGCCGGGTTCGACCCCGCCAAGGTCAAGGCGGCAAAACTGGTAACCACCGAGAACGTATCCGCCAAGAACGCCATCAAGACCCCGCAGTTCTGGCTGGTATGGGTGGCGCTGTTCTGCAACGTCACCGCCGGCATCGGCATCCTGGAGCAGGCAGCGCCCATGATCCAGGACTTCTTCCGCCAGTCCGACGGCAAGTCCCTGGTCACCGCCGCCGTGGCGGCAGGCTTCGTGGGCCTGCTGTCCATCGGCAACATGACCGGCCGCTTCGCCTGGTCCGCCACGTCCGACGTCACCGGCCGCAAGCGGATCTACATGATGTACCTGGGCGTCGGTGCGGTGCTGTACATCATCCTGGCGCTGGCCGGCTCCACCACCACCATCCTGTACGTGGCACTGGCGTTCGTCATTATTTCCTTCTATGGCGGCGGCTTCGCTACCGCCCCGGCCTACCTGCGGGACCTCTTCGGCACCTTCCAGGTGGGCGCCATCCACGGCCGGCTGCTCACCGCATGGTCCGCCGCCGGCGTTGCCGGGCCGCTGATTGTCAACTCGATCCTGGACGCGCAGGGCAAGCCGGGCCAGCTGAACGCCGCGTCCTACCAGCCGGCGCTGCTGACCATGGTGGCGCTGCTGGTCATCGGCTTCATCGCCAACCTGCTGGTCAAACCCGTCGACGCACGATTCCACGAATCCCGCCCCGAGCGGCACACATCATCCCTGGAGGCCTGA
- a CDS encoding GmrSD restriction endonuclease domain-containing protein codes for MSSHTSLPRTTPASGTRWTAAVVLSALLALFGASLPAVAADSTTTATVQAADLLETLPVKGRAPKTGYERSLFGPTWADVDQNGCDTRNDILNRDLTDITYVNSVPCTVKTGVLADPYTGTVIDFVRGTTTSSAVQIDHVVALSDAWQKGAQQLTTEQRTAFANDPLNLQATDGPTNQQKGDGDAATWLPPSKAFRCEYVARQVSVKARYSLWVTQAEHDAIAGILATCPGQPAPTTIAPASASTAIYYANCAEAVAAGAAPLYSGSPGYRPGLDGDGDGVACEG; via the coding sequence ATGTCCAGCCACACGTCCTTGCCCAGGACCACGCCCGCGTCCGGCACCCGCTGGACTGCCGCCGTCGTCCTCTCCGCCTTACTGGCCCTCTTCGGCGCAAGCCTGCCGGCGGTCGCAGCGGACAGCACCACCACGGCAACAGTCCAGGCGGCTGACCTGCTGGAAACCCTTCCGGTGAAGGGCCGCGCGCCCAAGACGGGGTATGAGCGGTCGCTGTTCGGGCCAACGTGGGCAGACGTGGACCAGAACGGCTGCGACACCCGCAACGACATCCTCAACCGGGACCTGACGGACATCACCTACGTCAACAGCGTCCCCTGCACAGTCAAGACCGGCGTGCTCGCGGATCCCTACACGGGCACCGTCATCGACTTCGTCCGCGGCACCACCACCAGCAGCGCCGTGCAGATCGACCACGTGGTGGCGCTCAGCGACGCCTGGCAGAAGGGCGCCCAGCAGCTGACCACGGAGCAGCGGACGGCGTTCGCCAACGACCCGCTGAACCTGCAGGCCACGGACGGGCCCACCAACCAGCAGAAGGGCGACGGCGACGCCGCCACCTGGCTGCCACCGTCCAAGGCCTTCCGCTGCGAGTACGTGGCACGGCAAGTCTCCGTGAAGGCCCGGTACAGCCTGTGGGTGACGCAGGCTGAGCACGACGCCATCGCCGGCATCCTCGCCACCTGCCCCGGCCAGCCGGCCCCGACCACCATCGCGCCCGCCTCCGCTTCCACCGCCATCTACTATGCCAACTGCGCCGAGGCCGTGGCTGCGGGAGCAGCCCCGCTCTACTCGGGTTCGCCGGGGTACCGCCCGGGGTTGGACGGCGACGGCGACGGGGTGGCCTGCGAGGGCTGA
- a CDS encoding DUF3592 domain-containing protein, with amino-acid sequence MVLIVLLVGPGLMVAGTVMIDADAELARTGVQSAGTVTDFNDTQRASNRDIKVRYTSLDGIEHVVSASVDHDQHPTVGDSVTVAYDSQQPSRAVVLGFESGGVTLRGVGTVLTLVATGIGLIAIVTRVSRKRRTGRS; translated from the coding sequence GTGGTCCTGATCGTATTGCTCGTCGGTCCCGGCCTGATGGTGGCGGGGACCGTCATGATCGATGCTGATGCCGAACTGGCCCGGACCGGGGTGCAGAGCGCCGGCACCGTCACGGACTTCAATGACACCCAGCGCGCCTCCAACCGGGACATCAAAGTCCGCTACACCTCCTTGGACGGGATTGAGCACGTTGTGTCGGCAAGCGTCGACCACGACCAGCACCCGACGGTCGGCGACTCCGTCACCGTGGCCTATGACAGCCAGCAGCCATCCCGCGCCGTGGTGCTGGGCTTTGAAAGCGGCGGAGTAACCCTGCGCGGAGTTGGAACGGTCCTGACCCTCGTGGCGACAGGCATAGGGCTGATCGCCATCGTCACCAGGGTGTCCAGAAAACGCAGGACAGGACGCAGCTGA
- a CDS encoding MarR family winged helix-turn-helix transcriptional regulator: protein MTTPYHPAAFALQALFDLANETEREVARCLQLNLTDYRALSALAQSGPVTVGTLAEKLGATAATTTAIVGRLEARGYAERLRSEEDRRHVHVSATPAATKDIMGLMRPLMDATNQHIEALPRARQDAVEDFLNVALNLMQDHLHSLSEKDTP, encoded by the coding sequence ATGACGACGCCGTACCATCCCGCCGCGTTCGCGCTGCAGGCTTTGTTCGACCTCGCCAACGAAACCGAGCGGGAAGTGGCCCGCTGCCTGCAGCTGAACCTCACCGACTACCGCGCTCTCTCCGCGCTGGCCCAGTCCGGGCCGGTCACCGTGGGCACGCTTGCCGAAAAACTGGGCGCCACCGCTGCCACCACCACCGCCATCGTGGGCCGGCTGGAAGCGCGCGGCTACGCCGAACGGCTCCGGTCGGAGGAGGACCGGCGGCACGTGCACGTCAGCGCCACCCCCGCCGCCACCAAGGACATCATGGGCCTGATGCGCCCCCTAATGGACGCCACCAACCAGCACATCGAAGCCCTCCCCCGCGCCCGGCAGGACGCCGTCGAAGACTTCCTCAACGTTGCGCTGAACCTCATGCAGGACCACCTGCACTCCCTTTCCGAGAAGGACACCCCTTGA
- a CDS encoding YoaK family protein → MPARFLPAHPPKLHLVLMLALTFSTGVLDAVGYLGLDRVFTANMTGNVVILGMALMGGDNLPVLGPIVALAGFMTGAVISGRVLRPSTSGWNHRTTVLLVGVSAVMAVVAILLLSGVNPRSSEALTVAITGTLAVAMGLQAATARHLNVRDVPTVVVTSTITGLAADSRLGAGTHPFWGRRLAAIGLIMAGAAVGAGFVQLHLGLGVLLTALLTLGVALLGMSATKRHSLRHSQETATPAPGAGGAVVSPDPQAER, encoded by the coding sequence ATGCCCGCCCGTTTCCTCCCCGCCCATCCGCCCAAACTGCACCTGGTGCTCATGCTGGCGCTGACCTTCTCCACCGGGGTGCTGGACGCGGTGGGCTATCTGGGCCTGGACCGGGTGTTCACGGCGAACATGACCGGCAATGTGGTGATCCTGGGCATGGCGCTGATGGGCGGGGACAACCTTCCGGTCCTCGGACCCATCGTGGCCCTGGCCGGGTTCATGACCGGTGCCGTGATCTCCGGGCGGGTCCTGCGGCCCAGCACCTCGGGCTGGAACCACCGCACCACGGTCCTGCTGGTCGGAGTCAGTGCGGTGATGGCTGTCGTGGCCATCCTGCTCCTCAGCGGTGTTAACCCCAGGAGCAGCGAGGCGCTGACCGTCGCCATCACCGGCACGCTGGCGGTGGCCATGGGCCTGCAGGCCGCCACCGCCCGGCACCTCAACGTCAGGGACGTCCCCACCGTGGTGGTCACCTCCACCATCACCGGCCTGGCCGCGGATTCACGCCTGGGTGCCGGCACCCACCCGTTCTGGGGCCGGCGGCTCGCGGCCATCGGACTCATCATGGCCGGCGCGGCAGTGGGCGCCGGTTTCGTGCAGCTTCATCTTGGGCTTGGGGTGCTGCTGACCGCGCTGCTCACCCTTGGCGTCGCCCTGCTGGGCATGAGCGCCACGAAGAGGCATTCGCTCCGGCACTCCCAGGAGACGGCGACGCCGGCACCCGGGGCGGGCGGCGCCGTCGTAAGCCCTGATCCACAGGCCGAACGGTAG
- a CDS encoding phosphocholine-specific phospholipase C, translating to MAGLNRRRFLQFSAAGAAGTAMSQMLGQSIARAAEIPANRATGSIKDIEHVVIFMQENRAFDHYFGTLKGVRGFSDPHPALLPSGKDAFHQANATREVTPFHPDAPNLGMQFMEDLDHSWKLTQEAFNDGKYDKWLPEKTDATMAFYGRQDIPFHFALADAFTVCDQYHCSVLGPTDPNRYFMFTGGDDPDRKGGGPDLWNSEKGYWWSTYPEELEKAGVSWKVYQDVGEGLDPAHYEGWTKDAYIGNYGDNSLLYFKQYQDAKPGSPLYEKARTGTNAKAGDDLFSILRQDVKSGNLPQVSYIVAPEAYSEHSNWPPNFGAWYAANILDILTSSPEVWSKTAVLFMYDENDGFFDHIVPPHPNTPQIPGASTVSTAGEWYDGSPTYFGDKDVPGHFGLGVRVPMIVLSPWSMGGWVCSETFDHTSIVRFLEARFGVASPNITPWRRAVSGDLTSAFDFSKAEGAAPALPDTTAYKPADRERHPSYIPTPPATNSMPAQEKGTRPSRPLGYALDLETKITSGQLTGKWVNRGTLGAHVQVRSNLLPAGPYSYTIGAGASLDASWALGAEYDVQMHGPAGWFRRLAGTTAAADIRVSVTADGKAPHAQFRIENAGTAGANLTLKDAYGSGSQTLSLNPGQAKTIVIPTPGGWYDLTVTSAAETKLVRVLAGRLENGAPLTSDPQLGR from the coding sequence ATGGCAGGTCTCAACCGCCGTCGTTTTCTCCAATTTTCCGCCGCCGGGGCCGCCGGTACCGCTATGTCACAGATGCTGGGCCAGAGCATTGCACGGGCGGCGGAAATCCCGGCCAACCGCGCCACCGGGTCCATCAAGGACATTGAGCACGTGGTGATCTTCATGCAGGAGAACCGTGCCTTTGACCACTACTTCGGCACGCTGAAGGGCGTGCGGGGATTCTCGGACCCGCATCCTGCCCTCTTGCCCTCGGGCAAGGACGCCTTCCACCAGGCGAACGCCACGCGGGAGGTTACGCCGTTCCACCCGGACGCGCCCAACCTGGGCATGCAGTTCATGGAGGACCTGGACCACTCGTGGAAACTCACGCAGGAGGCCTTTAATGACGGAAAGTACGACAAGTGGCTCCCGGAAAAGACGGACGCCACCATGGCGTTCTACGGACGCCAGGACATTCCCTTCCACTTCGCCCTCGCTGACGCCTTCACGGTCTGCGACCAGTACCACTGCTCCGTCCTGGGCCCGACCGACCCGAACCGGTACTTCATGTTCACCGGCGGCGACGACCCGGACCGCAAGGGCGGCGGCCCGGACCTCTGGAACAGCGAGAAGGGCTACTGGTGGAGCACCTACCCCGAGGAGCTTGAGAAGGCCGGGGTGAGCTGGAAGGTCTACCAGGACGTCGGGGAAGGCCTTGACCCGGCACACTACGAAGGCTGGACCAAGGACGCGTACATCGGCAATTACGGGGACAACTCGCTCCTGTACTTCAAGCAGTACCAGGACGCGAAACCCGGAAGCCCGCTGTATGAGAAGGCGCGGACCGGTACCAACGCCAAGGCCGGCGATGACCTCTTCAGCATCCTCCGCCAGGACGTAAAGTCTGGCAACCTTCCCCAGGTCTCCTACATCGTGGCCCCCGAGGCCTACTCCGAGCATTCAAACTGGCCGCCGAACTTTGGCGCCTGGTACGCGGCCAACATCCTTGACATCCTCACCTCCTCACCCGAGGTGTGGAGCAAGACGGCCGTCCTGTTCATGTACGACGAAAATGACGGCTTCTTCGACCACATCGTCCCCCCGCACCCCAACACCCCGCAGATACCCGGCGCCTCCACGGTCTCCACTGCCGGTGAATGGTACGACGGCAGCCCCACGTACTTCGGCGACAAGGACGTCCCCGGTCACTTCGGCCTGGGCGTGCGCGTGCCTATGATCGTCCTTTCCCCGTGGAGCATGGGCGGCTGGGTCTGCTCCGAGACCTTCGACCACACCTCGATTGTCCGGTTCCTGGAAGCGCGGTTCGGGGTGGCGTCACCGAACATCACTCCGTGGCGCCGGGCGGTCAGCGGGGACCTCACCAGTGCGTTCGACTTCTCCAAGGCCGAGGGAGCAGCACCTGCCCTGCCGGACACCACGGCCTATAAGCCGGCCGACCGCGAACGCCACCCGAGCTACATCCCGACGCCCCCCGCCACGAATTCGATGCCCGCCCAGGAGAAGGGCACCCGCCCCTCCCGCCCGCTGGGCTACGCCCTGGACCTCGAAACCAAAATCACCTCAGGCCAGCTCACCGGCAAGTGGGTAAACCGGGGCACGCTGGGCGCACACGTGCAGGTCCGGTCGAACCTGCTCCCGGCCGGTCCGTACTCCTACACCATCGGCGCAGGTGCCTCACTGGATGCTTCGTGGGCGCTGGGTGCCGAGTACGACGTGCAGATGCACGGCCCGGCTGGGTGGTTCCGCCGGCTTGCTGGGACGACGGCGGCCGCGGACATCCGCGTGTCCGTCACCGCTGACGGCAAGGCTCCGCACGCACAGTTCCGGATCGAGAACGCCGGCACCGCCGGTGCCAACCTCACGCTGAAGGACGCGTACGGCTCGGGTTCCCAGACGCTTTCCCTCAATCCCGGACAGGCAAAGACCATCGTCATCCCGACGCCGGGCGGCTGGTACGACCTCACCGTCACCTCCGCCGCTGAAACCAAGCTCGTCCGTGTCCTGGCCGGCCGCCTCGAAAACGGCGCGCCGCTGACCAGCGACCCCCAGCTCGGCCGATAA
- a CDS encoding DUF2177 family protein has translation MSPRTRNWLTAYFVTALIFAVLDVAWILLVANPLYQSQIGGLLAPKANLLGAVLFYAIFVAGMVHYGVRPNAADVSLRQRVTGAALFGFFTYATWALTGFAVLKDFTALVAVTDILWGAAACSLVTWVTATVLRRRTTKPAAA, from the coding sequence ATGAGCCCCCGCACCAGGAACTGGCTGACCGCCTACTTTGTCACGGCCCTGATCTTCGCCGTGCTGGACGTCGCGTGGATCCTGCTGGTGGCCAACCCGCTGTACCAGAGCCAGATCGGCGGGCTGCTGGCGCCCAAGGCCAACCTGCTGGGCGCTGTGCTGTTCTACGCCATCTTCGTGGCCGGGATGGTGCACTACGGCGTCCGGCCCAACGCTGCGGATGTCTCGCTGCGGCAGCGGGTCACGGGTGCCGCGTTGTTCGGGTTCTTCACCTACGCCACCTGGGCGCTGACCGGGTTCGCCGTGCTGAAGGACTTCACCGCGCTGGTGGCCGTGACGGACATCCTCTGGGGCGCGGCGGCCTGCAGCCTGGTCACGTGGGTGACCGCAACGGTCCTGCGCCGGCGGACTACGAAACCTGCGGCTGCCTGA
- a CDS encoding DUF1295 domain-containing protein, whose product MNDKSRKALISTVIAVVVAVLIALAGSQGGSRIGGWPVFALGVAIAFVIQWLVFIPSFKAQTEKFYDLTGALTYISITVFLVLASPGVDARGMLLAAMVVLWAARLGSFLFLRIRKHGKDDRFDELKPDFFRFLNTWTIQGLWVVLTAALAWVAITSDKKVGLDGFFWVGLLVWAVGITIETVADLQKTRFKDDPANKGRFISAGLWSKSRHPNYFGEITLWAGVAIIALPVLQGWQWAALISPVFVALLLIKGSGVPPLEKKADRKWGGQADYEEYKKNTPVLVPKLK is encoded by the coding sequence GTGAACGACAAGAGCCGCAAGGCCCTCATCAGTACCGTTATCGCCGTGGTGGTGGCGGTGCTCATCGCCCTCGCAGGAAGCCAGGGCGGCTCCAGGATCGGCGGGTGGCCCGTCTTCGCGCTGGGAGTTGCCATCGCGTTCGTGATCCAGTGGCTGGTGTTCATCCCGTCCTTCAAGGCCCAGACGGAAAAGTTCTACGACCTCACCGGTGCCCTCACCTATATCTCCATCACGGTGTTCCTGGTGCTGGCGTCCCCGGGGGTGGACGCGCGCGGAATGCTGCTGGCGGCCATGGTGGTGCTGTGGGCCGCGCGGCTGGGCAGCTTCCTGTTCCTGCGGATCCGCAAGCACGGCAAGGACGACCGGTTCGATGAGCTCAAGCCGGACTTCTTCCGCTTCCTGAACACTTGGACCATCCAGGGCCTGTGGGTGGTGCTGACCGCGGCACTCGCGTGGGTGGCCATCACGTCGGACAAAAAGGTGGGCCTGGACGGGTTCTTCTGGGTGGGCCTCCTGGTGTGGGCTGTCGGCATCACCATCGAAACCGTGGCGGACCTGCAGAAGACCCGCTTCAAGGACGATCCCGCCAACAAGGGCCGCTTCATCAGCGCCGGCCTGTGGTCCAAGTCCCGCCACCCCAACTACTTCGGCGAGATCACCCTGTGGGCGGGCGTGGCCATCATCGCCCTTCCCGTCCTGCAGGGCTGGCAGTGGGCGGCGCTGATCTCCCCGGTGTTCGTGGCCCTGTTGCTGATCAAGGGCAGCGGCGTGCCGCCGCTGGAGAAGAAAGCGGACAGGAAGTGGGGCGGCCAGGCCGACTACGAGGAGTACAAGAAGAACACGCCCGTGCTGGTGCCGAAACTGAAGTAG